TGGGAGTTCGACGTCCTCGCGGCGCTCCGCCGGGAGCCGGCGCCCCACATCCTCACGCCCACGGAGCTCGGCCAGCGCACCATGGTCGGCTCGGCCGCGATCTCGAACCGGCTCGAGCACCTGCTCGAGCGGGCCCTCATCGTGCGCGAGGCGAATCCGGAGGACGGGCGCAGCCGCCTCGTCCGGCTCCTCCCGGAGGGGGCGGCGCTCGCGGAGGCGGCGATGCGCGACCTCGTGGAGGCCGAGCGGCTCGCGCTCGCCGGCATGCCGG
The Homoserinibacter sp. YIM 151385 DNA segment above includes these coding regions:
- a CDS encoding MarR family winged helix-turn-helix transcriptional regulator; translated protein: MPAYRDDEVDLLIDRWAEILPDLDLGPLDVMSRLRRAARGLTELRAEVFGRSGLSIWEFDVLAALRREPAPHILTPTELGQRTMVGSAAISNRLEHLLERALIVREANPEDGRSRLVRLLPEGAALAEAAMRDLVEAERLALAGMPAVELAEFISGLRHLGESLPGVPTRAPRRAGG